A stretch of Bradyrhizobium sp. CCBAU 53338 DNA encodes these proteins:
- a CDS encoding citryl-CoA lyase has protein sequence MSDETALREAAAHWWRTSICDIAPGRIAYRGYPIQALIGRISFPAMIWLMLRGELPTAAQERLLQAALVASVDHGPHAPSIAIAQMAVSCGLPLNGAMASAINTLDDVHGGAGEQAVELYDDVLRRSETEDIDAAAGAAIDHFTATRSKYLPGFGHRFHPVDPRAAPLLALVDAAATEGNVGGRYAAAARAIERVMQARKGKLIPMNIDGATAVIYGELGFAPPLARGVFCLSRAVGILAHAWEQTGRKDRNKGPMPKQFAYKYEGQPHRALGERP, from the coding sequence ATGAGCGATGAAACCGCATTGCGGGAAGCGGCCGCGCATTGGTGGCGGACGTCGATCTGCGATATCGCGCCTGGGCGCATTGCCTATCGGGGCTATCCGATCCAGGCCCTGATCGGCCGGATCTCCTTTCCGGCGATGATCTGGCTGATGCTGCGCGGGGAGTTGCCAACGGCGGCGCAGGAACGATTGCTTCAGGCCGCGCTGGTCGCCTCCGTCGATCATGGCCCGCATGCGCCGTCGATTGCGATCGCCCAGATGGCGGTGAGCTGCGGCCTGCCGCTCAATGGCGCGATGGCCTCCGCCATCAACACGCTCGACGACGTCCATGGCGGCGCCGGCGAGCAGGCGGTCGAGCTCTATGACGACGTGTTGCGGCGAAGCGAAACTGAGGACATCGATGCAGCGGCTGGCGCGGCCATTGACCATTTCACCGCGACCCGCAGCAAATATCTGCCGGGCTTCGGCCATCGCTTTCATCCGGTCGACCCGCGTGCCGCACCGCTGCTCGCGCTGGTGGATGCTGCCGCGACCGAGGGCAACGTCGGTGGCCGTTACGCCGCAGCAGCTCGCGCGATCGAGCGCGTCATGCAGGCGCGCAAGGGCAAGCTGATCCCGATGAACATCGACGGTGCCACCGCCGTCATCTATGGCGAACTCGGCTTTGCGCCGCCGCTGGCGCGAGGCGTGTTCTGCCTGTCGCGCGCGGTCGGCATTCTCGCGCACGCCTGGGAGCAGACCGGACGCAAGGACCGCAACAAGGGGCCGATGCCGAAGCAGTTCGCCTACAAATATGAGGGGCAGCCGCACCGCGCGCTCGGCGAACGGCCATGA